One stretch of Fictibacillus sp. b24 DNA includes these proteins:
- the trpC gene encoding indole-3-glycerol phosphate synthase TrpC — MLTKILRQKEKEVAVLPSFKIGELDFTDKDHRPFADKIANSLNRPALIAEVKKASPSKGIIKENFNPVEIAVEYEKAGASCLSVLTDTEFFQGDLQYLKDIRNHVSLPLLRKDFIIDEKQIIESVEHGADAILLIAACLTSDQLKNLHAFATECGLECLVEVHSKEEIIQVYDVCDPSMIGINNRDLKTFTTDIEHTFSLLSFIKEETLVISESGIKTASDVKSLLDHNVNGMLIGETLMRADSIENTIRELYHDGSN; from the coding sequence ATGTTAACTAAAATATTGAGACAAAAAGAAAAAGAAGTTGCGGTTCTTCCTTCATTTAAAATAGGAGAGCTGGATTTTACAGATAAAGATCATCGCCCTTTTGCTGATAAAATTGCAAACTCTTTGAACAGACCAGCGTTGATCGCCGAAGTGAAAAAAGCTTCACCATCTAAAGGAATCATAAAAGAAAATTTCAATCCTGTAGAGATCGCTGTGGAATATGAAAAAGCAGGAGCATCTTGCTTATCCGTCTTAACGGATACAGAGTTCTTTCAAGGAGACCTTCAATACTTAAAAGACATACGTAATCACGTGTCACTTCCCCTGTTAAGAAAGGATTTTATTATAGACGAAAAGCAAATCATTGAAAGTGTCGAACACGGAGCAGATGCGATTTTACTTATCGCGGCATGTTTAACAAGTGATCAATTAAAGAACCTGCACGCTTTTGCAACGGAATGCGGCTTAGAATGTTTAGTAGAAGTTCATTCTAAAGAAGAGATTATTCAAGTTTATGATGTATGCGATCCTTCGATGATCGGAATCAACAATCGAGATCTTAAGACGTTTACAACCGATATTGAGCATACGTTTTCTCTTCTATCATTTATTAAGGAAGAAACGCTTGTTATAAGTGAGAGCGGCATTAAAACGGCTTCAGATGTAAAAAGTCTGTTGGATCACAATGTGAACGGTATGCTAATCGGTGAGACATTGATGAGAGCTGACTCAATAGAAAACACAATCAGAGAGCTTTATCATGACGGTTCAAATTAA
- a CDS encoding phosphoribosylanthranilate isomerase, with translation MTVQIKYCGCQSEEDYSLLIKTNADLVGFIFAESKRKVNASDVKNWIEKYGNPKQLVGVFQNASMKQITDVLSEAPIDIIQCHGDESVEMIEELSKRFNKKIYKALPYNKQILEDIEIYAHASDAIIVDSVSKGRFGGTGFPFSWVDVPLMMKKAEQVGTTCFIAGGISPDNVSELVRYNPHGIDLSGGIEENGKKSVKRIEQLERMIMR, from the coding sequence ATGACGGTTCAAATTAAATATTGCGGCTGTCAGTCAGAAGAGGACTACAGCCTGTTAATAAAAACAAATGCTGACTTGGTTGGTTTTATCTTTGCTGAGAGCAAAAGAAAAGTAAACGCATCTGATGTGAAGAACTGGATTGAAAAATACGGAAATCCGAAACAGCTCGTCGGAGTGTTTCAAAATGCTTCAATGAAACAAATTACGGATGTGTTGAGTGAAGCACCTATAGATATCATTCAGTGTCATGGAGATGAATCGGTAGAAATGATTGAAGAGTTGAGTAAACGTTTCAACAAGAAAATCTATAAAGCACTGCCTTATAATAAACAAATTCTTGAAGACATTGAAATTTACGCACATGCCTCTGATGCAATCATCGTAGATAGTGTATCGAAAGGACGATTCGGCGGGACAGGTTTTCCTTTCTCTTGGGTAGATGTTCCCCTCATGATGAAGAAAGCTGAACAAGTAGGAACAACGTGTTTCATAGCAGGAGGCATTTCACCAGATAATGTTTCTGAACTAGTAAGATACAATCCCCACGGAATAGACTTGAGCGGCGGAATAGAAGAGAACGGGAAAAAGAGTGTGAAACGGATAGAACAATTGGAAAGGATGATAATGAGATGA
- the trpB gene encoding tryptophan synthase subunit beta — protein MTTASVPDYRGRYGVFGGKYVPETIMFALEELEAAFDEAIKDKEFNELFQKELAIYSGRPTPLTKADRLSDSNGGASIYLKREDLNHTGAHKINNAIGQALLAVRMGKKKIIAETGAGQHGVAAATVAAKYGLSCKVYMGKEDIRRQALNVFRMKLLGAEVIEVTSGSQTLKDATNEAIREWVASVEDTFYLIGSAVGPYPYPKMVKQFQQVIGHETESQFTQEHDGKLPDAVVACVGGGSNAIGMFAPFIEKEVPLYGVEAAGLGVDTDQHAATLSKGSNGVIHGSLTKLLQTSEGQITEPYSISAGLDYPGIGPEHAYLHETERVKYEAVTDKEALEALKLLCINEGILCALESAHAVAYSLKLAKSMNKDQAVVVCLSGRGDKDVHTLMDKEGGE, from the coding sequence ATGACAACAGCTTCAGTACCTGATTATAGAGGAAGATACGGTGTGTTCGGCGGAAAGTACGTACCAGAGACGATCATGTTTGCACTTGAAGAGCTTGAGGCAGCGTTTGATGAAGCCATAAAAGATAAAGAATTTAATGAGCTGTTTCAGAAAGAACTAGCGATTTATTCTGGAAGACCGACTCCCCTTACAAAAGCAGACCGTCTGAGTGATTCCAATGGTGGTGCATCCATTTATTTAAAACGAGAAGATCTTAACCATACAGGTGCACATAAGATAAATAACGCGATCGGCCAAGCGCTTCTTGCAGTAAGAATGGGAAAGAAGAAGATAATCGCTGAAACTGGAGCGGGACAGCATGGTGTTGCTGCAGCGACAGTGGCTGCTAAATATGGATTGTCTTGCAAAGTGTATATGGGGAAAGAAGATATACGAAGACAAGCGTTAAATGTATTCCGGATGAAGCTTTTAGGGGCAGAAGTGATTGAAGTTACTAGCGGAAGCCAAACGTTAAAAGATGCTACGAACGAAGCGATTAGAGAATGGGTAGCTTCAGTAGAAGACACGTTCTATCTTATAGGTTCAGCGGTGGGTCCATATCCTTATCCTAAAATGGTAAAACAGTTTCAGCAAGTAATCGGTCATGAAACGGAAAGTCAGTTTACTCAAGAACATGATGGCAAACTTCCTGATGCTGTTGTAGCTTGTGTCGGCGGAGGGAGTAATGCGATAGGAATGTTCGCACCTTTTATTGAGAAGGAAGTTCCCTTATATGGTGTAGAAGCTGCAGGTCTTGGTGTAGATACGGACCAACATGCTGCTACACTATCAAAGGGTTCAAATGGTGTTATTCATGGATCACTGACGAAACTGCTTCAAACGAGTGAAGGACAGATTACTGAGCCATATTCCATCTCAGCAGGCCTTGATTATCCTGGAATAGGTCCAGAGCATGCTTATCTTCATGAAACAGAAAGAGTAAAATATGAAGCTGTAACAGATAAAGAAGCTTTAGAAGCGTTAAAGCTTTTATGTATAAATGAAGGTATTCTATGCGCTCTAGAGAGTGCTCATGCTGTAGCATATAGTTTAAAGCTCGCTAAATCTATGAATAAAGATCAAGCTGTTGTTGTATGTTTGTCAGGGCGAGGCGACAAAGATGTTCATACACTTATGGACAAAGAAGGGGGCGAATAA
- the trpA gene encoding tryptophan synthase subunit alpha: MNKRWEVFQNSSDYRFVPYIMAGDPSEEATIELSLALQECGAAALELGVPYSDPLADGPVIQRAGMRGLAQKVNLEKTIALVSKLRERGLEIPVIIFTYYNLLLQLGENRFLQLAEENGVDGILVPDLPYEESGYLQEMCSQHNLALISLVSPTTREEKLVKLSKEADGFLYCISSLGVTGIRSEFRDGLDEFLRAAKANSQVPVLVGFGLSQREQIQQFEGSSDGFIVGSAIVKKIEELEEELLTNREEAIKTFKAFIESLLPVYSR, from the coding sequence ATGAATAAAAGATGGGAAGTCTTTCAAAATTCGTCAGACTATCGCTTTGTGCCGTACATCATGGCAGGTGACCCTAGTGAAGAAGCTACCATTGAATTGTCATTAGCACTACAAGAGTGCGGTGCCGCGGCACTGGAACTTGGTGTTCCTTATTCTGATCCTTTGGCTGATGGTCCTGTCATTCAAAGAGCGGGTATGCGCGGTCTGGCACAAAAGGTTAATCTTGAAAAGACAATAGCGCTTGTTTCGAAGCTTCGTGAAAGAGGTTTAGAGATTCCAGTTATTATCTTTACTTATTATAATCTTTTGTTACAATTAGGAGAAAATCGCTTCCTGCAGTTAGCAGAAGAAAACGGTGTGGACGGTATTCTCGTTCCAGATCTGCCGTATGAGGAAAGCGGTTATCTGCAAGAAATGTGTTCACAGCATAACCTTGCTCTTATTTCGCTTGTTTCACCGACAACACGTGAAGAAAAGCTTGTAAAGCTCTCAAAAGAGGCAGATGGCTTTTTATATTGCATATCATCATTGGGTGTTACCGGAATAAGAAGCGAGTTTAGGGATGGTCTGGACGAATTTCTGCGAGCCGCGAAAGCAAACAGCCAAGTTCCCGTCTTAGTAGGGTTCGGACTGTCACAGCGAGAACAAATCCAACAGTTTGAAGGTAGCAGCGATGGATTTATCGTAGGCAGTGCGATCGTTAAAAAGATTGAGGAACTTGAAGAAGAGCTGCTAACTAACAGGGAGGAAGCGATCAAAACGTTTAAAGCATTTATTGAATCATTGCTACCTGTCTATAGTCGTTAA
- the hisC gene encoding histidinol-phosphate transaminase — MQPKQQLLSLKPYKPGKPVEEVKRELGLEKIVKLASNENPYGCSALAKEKIAEELSNLHVYPDGYSAELREKLAIHLQVNQEQLIFGNGSDEVVQILCRAYLSPETNTVMAAPTFPQYRHNAVIEGAEVREVQLIEGNHDLDSMLEAIDNDTRIVWLCNPNNPTGNYIPEAEFVSFMKKVPQNVIVVSDEAYFEYVSAADYPNTVDYLNDFPNLVILRTFSKAHGLAALRIGYGIAEASIIQSIEPAREPFNTSRIAQAAAIGALGDGGFINECKKKNREGLELFYAFCNQKGLLYYPSEANFILLDVQSNADEAFDYLLRKGYIVRSGSALGFPTMIRITIGEEEQNREIIEHLVTYIDTVVQKVNK; from the coding sequence ATGCAGCCGAAACAGCAGTTGTTATCTTTAAAACCTTACAAACCAGGTAAACCAGTTGAAGAAGTAAAACGAGAATTAGGCCTTGAGAAGATTGTAAAGCTTGCATCAAACGAGAACCCCTATGGATGTTCTGCTCTTGCAAAAGAAAAGATAGCTGAAGAGCTCTCAAACCTTCATGTTTATCCAGATGGATATTCTGCAGAGCTTAGAGAGAAGCTCGCAATTCATCTTCAAGTAAACCAAGAGCAGCTCATCTTTGGTAATGGATCTGATGAAGTCGTACAAATTCTGTGCAGAGCTTATTTATCACCTGAAACGAATACCGTAATGGCGGCGCCGACTTTCCCTCAGTACAGACATAATGCTGTTATTGAAGGAGCAGAAGTGAGAGAAGTTCAGTTGATAGAAGGAAATCATGATTTAGATAGCATGCTTGAGGCAATTGATAATGATACGAGAATCGTCTGGCTTTGCAATCCGAACAACCCGACTGGCAACTACATTCCTGAAGCTGAGTTTGTAAGTTTTATGAAAAAAGTGCCGCAAAACGTTATTGTTGTAAGTGACGAAGCTTATTTTGAATACGTTTCAGCTGCTGATTATCCAAACACAGTCGATTATTTAAATGATTTTCCGAATCTAGTAATCTTAAGAACCTTCTCTAAAGCGCATGGTCTTGCAGCGCTTCGAATTGGCTATGGAATAGCTGAAGCATCGATTATCCAATCTATTGAGCCGGCAAGAGAACCGTTCAATACATCCCGAATTGCGCAAGCAGCAGCGATCGGAGCTCTTGGTGATGGAGGCTTCATTAACGAGTGCAAAAAGAAAAATAGAGAAGGATTAGAACTTTTTTATGCATTCTGTAATCAAAAAGGGCTGCTGTATTATCCTTCTGAAGCAAACTTTATCTTGCTGGACGTCCAGTCAAATGCAGATGAAGCTTTTGATTATCTATTAAGAAAAGGATATATCGTTCGCTCAGGCAGTGCCCTTGGTTTTCCCACAATGATTCGAATTACAATTGGCGAAGAAGAACAAAACAGAGAGATCATTGAACATTTAGTAACGTATATTGATACAGTTGTACAAAAAGTCAATAAATAA
- a CDS encoding tetratricopeptide repeat protein, which produces MNDIQDAIRLVEHGDVEKGMTLLNKLKQKATDPEKFEIAEVYLNWGHTSEAMSLFNALLEKYPGDGELLVSVAECCLDEGMDEKAIEYLEQVDENDDEYLRALILQADLYESLGLTEVAERKLTEAHQKDENHPVLSYALGDFHLRQGKFDSSLPLLKKAIDKKAEIEDLTLRYAEALSRAGKFEESLPFYRKGLDHHKDLYSLFGHGVTAFKAGEFKEAISSLEELKDMDPDYTTLYSVLSEAYEEEGALTEAYEVISEGLKRDEHNENIYLQAARLAYKLHNPDQGEMWVKQALELNPTRIEPLLRLGDQYIREERFEDLLSLYKPLAETKEEIPLMYWHLATANKESENYSEAAKWYEKASELFSEDPVFLEEHAYFLLEEGEQKKAKNILVNLLNQNPERVDIEDVLNRLEEF; this is translated from the coding sequence TTGAACGATATCCAAGATGCCATTAGGCTCGTAGAACACGGCGACGTAGAAAAAGGCATGACTTTATTAAATAAACTTAAACAAAAAGCAACAGATCCAGAAAAGTTTGAGATCGCTGAAGTTTATCTAAACTGGGGACATACTTCAGAAGCAATGAGCCTTTTTAATGCTTTGCTTGAAAAATATCCTGGTGATGGTGAGCTGCTCGTTTCAGTAGCAGAATGCTGTCTGGATGAGGGAATGGACGAGAAGGCAATAGAGTATTTAGAACAAGTAGACGAAAATGATGATGAATATTTAAGAGCACTCATCCTCCAAGCAGATCTGTATGAAAGTCTTGGATTGACTGAAGTAGCTGAGCGTAAGCTGACTGAGGCGCACCAAAAAGACGAAAATCATCCTGTACTTTCTTACGCACTAGGTGATTTTCATTTGAGACAAGGTAAATTTGATTCAAGTTTGCCTCTTCTAAAGAAAGCGATCGACAAAAAAGCAGAAATTGAAGATTTGACCCTTAGATATGCAGAAGCATTGAGCCGTGCGGGGAAATTTGAAGAATCACTTCCTTTTTACAGAAAAGGCCTGGATCATCACAAAGATCTATATAGCTTGTTTGGCCATGGCGTGACTGCCTTTAAAGCAGGAGAATTTAAAGAGGCCATTTCAAGTTTAGAAGAGTTAAAAGATATGGATCCGGACTATACCACGCTTTATAGTGTACTATCTGAAGCTTACGAAGAAGAAGGTGCTTTGACAGAAGCGTATGAAGTGATATCAGAAGGATTAAAGAGAGATGAACATAACGAAAATATATATTTGCAGGCTGCGAGGTTAGCTTATAAGCTCCATAACCCTGATCAGGGAGAAATGTGGGTCAAGCAAGCACTCGAACTCAATCCAACTCGTATTGAGCCGTTATTACGGTTAGGTGATCAATATATAAGGGAAGAAAGGTTTGAGGATCTATTAAGTCTATACAAACCGCTTGCTGAAACAAAAGAGGAAATTCCGCTCATGTATTGGCATCTTGCTACCGCCAATAAAGAATCAGAAAACTATAGTGAAGCAGCTAAATGGTATGAAAAAGCGTCAGAACTTTTTTCCGAAGATCCCGTGTTCTTAGAAGAACATGCCTATTTTCTTCTTGAGGAGGGAGAGCAGAAGAAAGCCAAAAATATCTTGGTTAACCTGCTGAACCAAAACCCTGAACGAGTGGATATTGAAGACGTTTTAAATCGATTGGAAGAATTTTAA
- a CDS encoding ReoY family proteolytic degradation factor has protein sequence MSSTVSVLEKKDFIKWFLNHYQLKKRECVWLLNYLVSDDQLMEKVHFVEKAEYCPKAIIMSTQCTDGVPFRFYKQNVLTTDAEKSFHDIRLNQEEEIYLELNFNASRLTPEYASVLEENPHLPQNMSMDKKYGIWAEMVLEKSIETYRKNDIMAKIDEALDQKDYDSFTKWTNELKNLEKQPS, from the coding sequence ATGAGCAGCACCGTTTCGGTCCTTGAAAAAAAGGATTTTATCAAATGGTTCCTTAATCATTATCAGTTAAAGAAGCGCGAATGTGTTTGGTTATTAAACTATTTAGTTAGTGACGACCAACTGATGGAGAAAGTACATTTTGTAGAGAAGGCTGAGTATTGTCCTAAGGCTATAATCATGTCAACTCAATGTACAGACGGAGTTCCTTTCCGTTTTTACAAGCAAAATGTTCTAACAACTGATGCCGAAAAATCATTTCATGACATTCGCTTAAACCAAGAAGAAGAAATCTATCTCGAACTCAATTTTAATGCATCACGGTTAACACCAGAATATGCTTCTGTTTTAGAAGAAAATCCTCATTTGCCTCAAAATATGTCAATGGACAAAAAATACGGCATCTGGGCAGAAATGGTTCTTGAAAAATCGATCGAAACCTACCGAAAGAACGATATTATGGCTAAGATCGATGAAGCGTTAGATCAAAAAGATTATGATAGTTTTACGAAATGGACCAACGAACTTAAAAATTTAGAAAAACAGCCGTCATAG